The following proteins are encoded in a genomic region of Triticum dicoccoides isolate Atlit2015 ecotype Zavitan chromosome 1B, WEW_v2.0, whole genome shotgun sequence:
- the LOC119312847 gene encoding uncharacterized protein LOC119312847: MGEPSDGASSAPARAFVLPIDLVHAPPPQEWRPVVKVAEYIPKVPGEPKRTLWRLNSSNIRKYQGIKAPSIGLLNSGVDSSSPLSDLVQAPPPEEWRPVVKVAEYMPKVLGEAKRTLWRANSSNMYKYQGFSWPRVVGLKAHKAKRIIRKGKPELHFEVLPENAMRDCVSRNFRVTLIVDKHNRVVETPRVC; encoded by the exons ATGGGAGAGCCCAGCGACGGAGCTTCATCGGCACCGGCTAGAGCTTTCGTGCTTCCCATAG ATCTTGTTCATGCTCCTCCGCCACAAGAATGGAGGCCGGTTGTCAAGGTTGCAGAATACATACCCAAG GTTCCAGGCGAGCCAAAGAGAACATTATGGCGACTAAATAGTTCAAATATCCGAAAGTACCAGGGTATTAAGGCACCCTCGATTGGTCTGCTCAACTCCGGTGTAGACTCCTCTAGCCCCCTCTCGGATCTTGTTCAAGCTCCTCCACCAGAGGAGTGGAGGCCAGTCGTCAAGGTTGCGGAATACATGCCCAAG GTTCTAGGCGAGGCAAAACGAACATTATGGAGAGCAAATAGTTCAAATATGTACAAATATCaggggttttcgtggccaagggttGTTGGTCTCAAGGCACATAAGGCTAAGAGGATCATCAGGAAAGGCAAACCGGAACTCCACTTCGAAGTCCTTCCAGAAAATGCAATGCGAGACTGCGTTAGTAGGAATTTCCGTGTCACGCTAATAGTGGACAAACACAATCGTGTCGTAGAAACTCCCCGTGTTTGTTAA